A single Nicotiana tabacum cultivar K326 chromosome 5, ASM71507v2, whole genome shotgun sequence DNA region contains:
- the LOC107828680 gene encoding uncharacterized protein LOC107828680 codes for MGTVVDEVNSSSTSNGFVPFSLDSSHPFYIHPSDNPRSQLVSVPFNGCGFVLWRNSMLTSFSAKNKLSLLDGRVNQPTPESPYYPYWERCNDMVKAWITNSVSGEIAVSVMCFRTAKEVWKDINERFGQSNGSKYIQIQREISSTTQGSSDIASYVTKMRSLWDELNSSYVGPTCSCGALPKFIEDQQLFQFLNGLNDSYATIKSVIIDATSFLVSPSASTTNRPFSQKVNFEAKKAAPNVSCKYCKKPGHTVDKCYRLHGFPTDFKFTKSKKYASCVQTKSPSTTAVTTTSQHADSSAYRFTKEQYQHLLTLFQQVQMSNISTPDASNVDQSTFAHFACLFSKYVIDSEVSHVCTSSQLGVNPWILDAGATNHMTPHKHLLFNVQPLIKPFLVTLPNGYKAKVVSTGSLYLRHDIILLHVLLGPSLKRPLEIGKAAGRLYYLHPDGDLFPVPSDSLNVSSSSLPSSVSTSSDLPSSISLSDNAFELGGSSEAAKFFSSQGILHQTSIPHTPQQNGGVSPYEKLHGLPPLYDHLKSFVCLCFATSPKFGREKFQARAIHSIFFGYPFGKKGYKLLNLTTHSIFFSRDVVFHENIFPYKSDHPSIFPPSSISDFVDSSSSSTPSPTPDVSTSPDSPIPSPLSPPPITDSSHIIPSPPLLRKSTRTVHQHSYLKDYVCSSVSSSHPLPSSSKVSDNKRNLGDLAIVYAST; via the exons ATGGGTACTGTAGTAGATGAAGTTAATTCTTCTTCAACTTCCAACGGTTTTGTTCCGTTTTCCCTAGATTCTTCACATCCATTCTATATTCATCCCTCGGATAATCCTAGAAGTCAACTGGTATCCGTTCCATTCAATGGTTGTGGGTTTGTGTTATGGCGTAATAGTATGCTCACTTCCTTTTCTGCAAAGAATAAACTCAGCCTATTAGATGGCAGAGTCAATCAACCCACTCCTGAATCTCCTTATTACCCATATTGGGAAAGGTGCAATGATATGGTCAAAGCCTGGATAACTAACTCAGTATCTGGAGAAATAGCTGTTAGTGTAATGTGTTTTAGAACTGCTAAGGAAGTTTGGAAAGATATAAATGAAAGGTTTGGTCAGTCAAACGGGTCTAAATACATTCAAATACAAAGGGAAATCAGCTCTACTACTCAAGGCTCATCTGATATAGCCTCTTACGTCACAAAGATGAGGAGTTTGTGGGATGAGCTGAACTCTTCATATGTAGGTCCTACTTGTTCATGTGGTGCATTGCCTAAATTCATAGAGGACCAGCAGTTGTTTCAGTTTCTCAATGGTCTAAATGATTCATACGCAACTATTAAAAGCGTCATCAT TGATGCTACCTCTTTCTTGGTGTCTCCTAGTGCTTCTACTACAAATAGGCCTTTCAGTCAAAAGGTGAATTTTGAGGCCAAGAAAGCTGCTCCAAATGTCTCTTGCAAATATTGCAAGAAGCCTGGCCACACTGTAGACAAGTGCTACAGACTTCATGGGTTCCCTACTGATTTCAAGTTCACCAAGAGTAAGAAATATGCTTCTTGTGTTCAGACTAAAAGTCCATCCACCACTGCTGTCACTACTACTTCTCAGCATGCTGATTCTTCAGCCTATAGGTTTACCAAGGAGCAGTATCAACACCTGTTGACCTTGTTCCAACAAGTTCAGATGTCAAACATTTCCACACCTGATGCCTCCAATGTGGATCAATCTACTTTTGCACACTTTGCATGTTTGTTTAGTAAGTATGTTATAGATTCTGAGGTTTCTCATGTGTGTACATCTTCTCAATTAGGTGTCAACCCTTGGATCTTAGATGCAGGGGCTACAAATCACATGACTCCACATAAACATCTTCTTTTTAATGTCCAACCATTAATCAAGCCTTTCCTTGTCACCCTACCTAATGGATATAAAGCTAAAGTTGTATCAACTGGATCTTTGTATCTTAGGCATGATATAATTTTACTTCATGTTCTTTTG GGCCCTTCTCTAAAGAGGCCACTGGAAATTGGTAAAGCTGCAGGCAGGCTGTACTACCTCCATCCAGATGGTGATCTCTTTCCTGTTCCATCTGATTCTCTGAATGTTTCTTCTAGTAGTTTACCTAGTTCTGTTTCTACTTCTAGTGATTTACCTTCTTCTATTTCATT GTCTGACAATGCTTTTGAACTTGGTGGAAGTTCTGAAGCCGCCAAGTTCTTCTCAAGCCAAGGCATTCTCCATCAGACCTCTATTCCTCAcacccctcaacaaaatggg GGTGTCTCTCCTTATGAAAAACTCCATGGTCTTCCTCCACTTTATGATCACTTAAAGTCTTTTGTTTGTTTATGCTTTGCTACTTCACCTAAGTTTGGCAGAGAGAAATTCCAGGCTAGAGCTATTCACTCTATATTTTTTGGGTACCCCTTTGGTAAAAAGGGTTACAAACTTCTTAACCTTACTACtcattccattttcttttctagaGATGTGGTTTTTCATGAAAATATATTTCCCTACAAGTCTGATCACCCTTCTATCTTTCCCCCTTCCTCTATTTCAGACTTTGTAGATTCTTCCTCCTCCTCTACGCCTTCTCCTACTCCTGATGTTTCCACATCTCCAGATTCCCCTATTCCCTcacctctttctcctcctcctatAACTGATTCTTCTCATATTATTCCTTCTCCTCCACTTTTGAGAAAATCAACCAGAACAGTCCATCAACATTCCTATCTCAAAGATTATGTTTGTTCCTCTGTCTCTTCCTCTCATCCTCTTCCCTCCTCTTCCAAGGTCTCTGATAATAAGCGAAATCtgggtgatttagctattgtttatgcttctacTTGA
- the LOC107828681 gene encoding uncharacterized protein LOC107828681, translating to MNRYWYYRNVVEDHLVVHGFVDGYTKLVFHGKGFSSRNTPHPSNGDECSTMCDDIDGLLHDTFRNIEGQAGDEEGVGERLSKDAKKFFKLLEEGKQELYPGCENFSKLSFTIRLYLLKSLHGLSNVAFSDLLELIKEAFPFAQKMSKTNTENRNRLKCPHTTGRTPFALIREEKKKEISDTSDTLSSKDIFVATRKRKLGRVYKSSYDNTISKIAEMERIQSTQESEDGSHSVDAFASVMGPEHPRRVRLYGRGVTKTLLKGKKGNLGSSLDVDERMQQKIEEM from the exons ATGAATCGCTATTGGTATTATAGAAATGTGGTGGAGGATCATTTGGTTGTTCATGGATTTGTTGATGGTTATACCAAATTAGTTTTTCACGGGAAAGGATTTTCCTCGAGAAATACACCTCATCCAAGCAATGGTGATGAATGTTCTACCATGTGTGACGATATTGATGGACTACTTCATGATACATTTAGAAATATTGAGGGTCAGGCAGGGGATGAGGAAGGAGTTGGGGAAAGATTATCTAAAGATGCAAAGAAGTTTTTCAAATTGTTGGAGGAAGGAAAACAAGAGTTATATCCGGGGTGTGAAAATTTCAGTAAACTGAGTTTCACTATTCGATTGTACTTGCTTAAATCCTTGCATGGGTTGAGTAATGTGGCTTTCTCCGATTTGTTAGAGTTGATAAAAGAGGCATTTCCCTTTGCTCAG AAAATGTCCAAAACCAATACAGAGAATCGAAATAGGTTGAAGTGTCCGCACACTACTGGCAGAACACCTTTTGCTCTAATTCGCGAG gaaaaaaagaaggaaatctCTGATACTTCAGATACTCTGTCAAGTAAGGACATCTTTGTGgctacaagaaaaagaaaacttggTCGAGTATACAAAAGCTCATATGACAATACAATTAGTAAAATT GCTGAAATGGAGAGAATACAATCCACTCAGGAAAGTGAAGATGGCAGTCATTCAGTTGACGCGTTTGCATCCGTAATGGGACCTGAACATCCACGTCGCGTGAGATTGTACGGACGAGGGGTTACCAAGACTTTgttaaaagggaaaaaagggaaTCTTGGATCTTCTTTAGATGTTGATGAGAGGATGCAGCAGAAAATAGAGGAAATGTAA